The sequence ACATTTCCCATTTAATATAAACAATGTCGAAAGACAACAGACAAACTTTTTCATAAAAAAGATGGCTGTCTAATCTCCCAATGCAGCAGCCATCGGATGTTTGAAAAACATTTTTCCCCCTCATAAAGAGAGCCGGTATATACGAACTTCAACCCCATTGTCAGTCCGTATATCCTGGCTCTCTTATTTAATCTGCTATATATTCTTTCAGCTTTTTCTCGCTGTCTAATCTGCATGCAACAATAGTAGACATTATCATGTATTTTACCACGCCTTTTGCAATATGCTCCTCGTAACGGCATTTCATATCGACAGGATATCCCGATACAAGAAAATGAATCTGGTACTTATCCTGATTTCTTGATATAAATGCACTTACATACAGCCCATTAAGCACTGCCGTAACTATTTCATCATCAGTAACAGGAATGTTTATCTTATAACCTGGTGATGAAAATGAGACTGCTTCGTCTCTGTTATGGAATCTTCCGTCCGCAATCTCTGCTATTGAATATCCGCCAACATGATTCATCATTGCACCAAGCACTGGCATTTCAAGGTCATTCTCAATTATATAATTGTAACAATCTGTTGGAGTATTAAACATTTTCCTTCTCCATCTCTTCATTAATAGTGTCTTCTGAGGCTGCCATTGCTGCAAGAGTCTTCGTCAGAAGTTCATCAAGTCCCCAGCCAAGCTGCTCTGCTCCACGCTCAATTACTTCTCTTGAACAGCCTGCTGCAAAGCCCTTGCTCTTATATTTCTTCTTTAATGACTTAAGCTCCATGTCCTTAGTACTCTTTGATGGACGCATAAGTGCCGCTGCCCATATAAGTCCTGTAAGCTCGTCTGCTGCAAAAAGCACTTTTTCCATCTCATGCTCAGGTGCAACATCAACTGTAATTCCATAGCCATGAGAAACTACTCCATGAATTATATCTTCTGATACGCCGCCCTCTCTTAAAAGTTCTGGTGCTTTGATACAATGCTGTTCAGGATAAAGCTCAAAATCAATATCATGAAGAAGCCCTACAATTCCCCAGTACTCTGCATCTTCTCCATAACCAAGTTCATTAGCATACCATTTCATAACAGCTTCAACTGTTAATGCATGCTGGATGTGAAAAGGGTCTATATTGTACTTTTTAAGTAATTCAAATGCATCATTTCTTGAAATATGTTCCATTGTTAGTTCCTCCAATATTGCTGTTAGTTAATTACTATATTTCGTAATCCATGCATGACCTTACTGCTGTGTAAGGTCTTACCTTGCTGTCTGCAACTGCTACATGCTTAGGATGTACGGCATAACCCTTTAAACTTTCCACGCTGTCAAATGTTGTGTCTAACATTACATCTGCTGTAGAACTTGGAAGACACTCTGTTCTTACTTTTACCTCTATAAGTCCTGGAATCTGTCCTGCAAGACCTTCTAGTCCTTTCTTAATACCTGCCTTAACCTGCTCTTTTTCTTCTCCTGCAAGCTCATCCTTTAATTTCCATAAAATAACATGCTTTACCATAATAATTGCTCCTTATCTAAATAAATATTTGTACTTGTTCATCTGACTGTATATGATTAACTCCACCCTTTTTCTTTCTTCCGGTGGATACGTATCTGCATTATTAACTATATCGCTTACATTCTTTTTAGTAAATAGAAATTGCAGATTCTGTCCGTATAAATTTTCGGCCACATCAAGCTGCTCATCAAAATTCTGACTTACGCTCTTGCTCTTAACTTCTGATATCATCTGATATATATCCTGTTCCATTGGATAATCCATTGTTGTATCTGACAGAAGCCCTGCACCATTATCAAACACCGGACAATATTTATAATCACCTTTTCCATTCATCAAGACAGCAATATTATGCATATACCTGTCCTCATTTAGGAAAAATGCGTCTATTGTAAATAGTCTGCATATATACTCACCCCAATTATTAAGACCTGTTATATTCTTTATAGCATTTACAAGAAATTCAAGCCTTTCCTTCACATCACTCATATGCCACAAAACACTTGTAAGACTTTCATTATATACATTTTTAAATAGTCTCTCCAATGTAATTATCTGCCAGTCGCCATCTATAAAAGTTCTGCTCCTGACACCCTTATATATCTGTCTTTTATATTTAATCTGTTCTGGTTCATATAATACATACTCGTCTTCATTAAGATTGGTATACTTTAATAAATGTGATATAACATATTCCGCTAACCCTTCATATCCGGTATAATCAGCTTTATACCATGTACCTTCGTTTTCCCATTTTAACTGGTTTCCCTTAGATGACTGTCTGATATTGGTTTTTATATTCTGTTTAAAAAGTTCAACCATAAACATTCCTCCATCATCTACTTCTCTATTCTTATCCAGAAATCGTCCTCTGCCATACGCCCCTGCGTCTTTTCTATTATCATAAATGTGTCATAAAACGGAAGTCCGATATCCTCCAGCACAAGCTTCATCTTATCTCTTGTTCTTGGAAAACATCTTGACTCAAGAAATTCCTTATAGTCATTGTAATCAGGATTTTCATTAACGCCAAATGCACGAAACATCAGCTTGTCTGTATAATTCTTTATTCTCACAAGCTGCTTTGCGTCATCAACATCTATCAGTGTACAGATGTCATCCTTATACATATAAAACATTCTGACAGGAAATTCTTTCTCCGGTATTATCAGTCTGTTCACATAATCAGGATAATCATTAATCATCTTAGAAAGTAAAACAATTGGACCTGTAATCTTAGCATTTTCTTTTTCCCATCGTTCTATTGTCGGTTTCGATGTTCCTACAAGACTGGCAAATTCTTTCTGTGTCAGTCCAAGATTCTTTCGCAGATTCTTAATATCCTCAGATGTAATATAATCTTTTAATGCAAACATTGTGTCACTTCCTTTCAGTCCTTGATAAATAATGACTTTTCATAACCCAAGTGTACCATGTACACATTTTATTGTAAACAAAAAGTCGTTAAAATGATGGCTTTTATTTGTAATAATCTCATCATTTTAACGACTTTATTCATATAAAACATTTCAATTTCTTAATTATCCAGATTTATTGGTAACTTTAATTCTCTATTAGAATTATATAGCCTCCAGCGCCTGTGCAATATCCGCAATCAGATCCTTCTTATCCTCAAGGCCACATGAGATACGTATAAGTCCTGCTGGAATTCCAGCGGCTTTAAGCTGCTCATCATTCATCTGTCTGTGTGTTGATGTTGCAGGGTTAAGGCAGCATGTTCTCGCATCTGCTACATGAGTTTCGATAGCTGCAAGCTTTAAATTCTTCATAAACTTCTCTGCAGCCTCTCTTCCACCCTTTAACTCGAATGAAACTACTCCGCAGCCACCTTCTGGCATGTACTTCTTAGCTGTCTCATAGTACTTGTTAGAAGGAAGTCCCGGATAATTAACGAATTCAACCTTATCCTGCTTCTCAAGAAATTCTGCAACAGCCTGTCCGTTTTCAACATGTCTTGGCATACGCACATGAAGTGATTCAAGACCAAGATTTAATATAAATGCATTCTGTGGAGACTGTATGCAGCCTAAATCTCTCATAAGCTGTGAAGTACATTTTGTTATAAACGCACCTTCTTTACCGAACTTCTCGGCATATGTAATTCCATGATATGATTCATCAGGTGTGCAGAGTCCAGGGAACTTGTCTGCATGTGCCATCCAGTCAAAATTTCCGCTGTCTACAATAGCTCCACCGACTGCTGCTCCATGTCCGTCCATATATTTAGTTGTTGAATGTGTTACAATATCTGCTCCCCATTCAATTGGTCTGCAATTAACTGGTGTTGGGAATGTATTATCGACGATAAGTGGTACACCGTGTGCATGTGCTGCATTTGCAAACTTCTCAATATCTAATACTGTAAGTGCAGGATTGGCAATTGTCTCACCAAATACTGCTCTTGTGTTGTCCTTGAACGCTGCATTAAGTTCTTCCTCTGTGCAGTCAGGGTCAACAAATGTTGCTTCAATTCCCATCTTCTTCAAAGTAACATCAATAAGGTTAAATGTTCCTCCATATATAGAAGATGATGCTACTATATGGCTTCCAGCTTCGCAAATATTAAATAAAGCGAAGAAATTAGCTGCCTGTCCTGATGAAGTAAGCATTGCTGCACTTCCACCTTCAAGGGCTGCAATCTTAGCTGCCACATAATCATTAGTTGGATTCTGAAGTCTTGTGTAGAAATATCCACTTGCTTCAAGGTCAAAAAGTTTTCCCATATCCTCACTTGTATCATACTTAAATGTAGTAGACTGGATTATAGGAATCTGTCTTGGTTCACCATTTCCAGGAGTATAGCCTGCCTGGACGCATTTTGTGTTAATTGAATAATTATCCATATTTCCCTCCGGCTTTATATGTTTACATGACATGAATTATATCACAAACGCAAAACATATAACAGCACATTTTAATAATCTGGCTACACATTTATTAACATAATATGTTATGATATCAATTATGCTATTATCAGTTTTTAATAATATTGTATAATAATTAAGAGGTTTTATTATGAATAATCAGTCAGCGACTATGAACACAAAAGATAATCCGCTTGGATATAAAAAAGAATCCACTCTGCTTGTTGGTTTTGCAATTCCATGCATTATTTCAATGCTTGTGACAGCGCTTTACAATATTGTCGACCAGATATTTATCGGCCAGGGAATCGGCATGCTTGGAAATGCTGCGACTAATATTGCATTTCCACTTTCAACAACATGTACAGCTATATCGCTTCTTCTCGGTATAGGAAGCGCGACTAATTTCTCGCTGTATCTTGGTGCCGGTGAAAAAAACGAATCTGAAAAATATGCCAGCAATGGTATTGTGCTTATGGCATTGTTTGGAATATTTCTGTTCCTTGTAACCACTATATTCTTAACACCTATGCTTAAATTCTTTGGTGCAACTAAAGATGTACTTCCTTATGCAAAGGCATATACAAGAATCACTGCGTTTGGCTTCCCATTCTTAATTGCAAACACTGGTATGAGCAAGCTTATTCTCGCAGATGGAAGCCCACGATATTCCATGATATCTATGCTTGCTGGTGCCATAGTAAATACTATTCTTGACCCATTGTTTATCTTTGTCTTTAACATGGGAATGACTGGTGCTGCTCTTGCAACAATTACAGGCCAGATAATTTCATTTTCAATCAGTCTGCGTTATATGTTTCATTTTAAGACAATTAAACTTAGCAGGGAAAGTTTTATTGTATCTGCTGCCCACTGTAAGAAAATATTTATTCTTGGAGCAAGTGCCTGCTTTAATCAGATTGCAATGACCGTTGTACAGATTGTTATGAACAATACGCTGTCACACTACGGCGCACAATCAATATACGGTGGAGACATTCCTCTTGCCTGCGCCGGAATTATAACTAAAGTTAATATGATTTTCATGTCATTTGTTATCGGAATATCTCAGGGAACACAGCCTGTTATAGGTTTTAACTATGGTGCAAAGAAGTACGCACGTGTAAGAAAAACTTATCTTCTTTCACTTGGTGCAGCTTCTGCCCTGTCTTTAATCGCATTTGCATGCTTCCAGATATTCCCAAGACAGATTATCAGCATATTTGGAAACGGAAGTGACCTGTACTTTAAATTCTCTGAAAGATATTTCAGAATATATATGTTTCTGACAATTGTTAATGGCATCCAGCCTGTAACTTCCAGTTTCTTTAACTCAATTGGCAAATCACAGCTTGGTGTATTTATGTCGCTTACAAGGCAGATTATTTTCCTGCTGCCACTTATCATTATATTTCCTATATTCATGGGAATTGACGGTGTTATGTATGCCGGACCTATAGCAGACGCTGCCGCTGCTATCGTATGCGGATACTTTACTATAAGAGAATTAAAAGAATTAAAAAAGCTGGAAATCGATTTAACTAAATGTTAAAATATAAGTTATGCGTGTATTCGTATATTTAACGGATTATTTTTAAAAGGATTTTTAACATGGATAATTTTAATGCTCGATATGAGAAAGAACTTGCCTATCAGGAAATTACCTCGAATAAATACACTCTTTACGGTATTCTGCTATTTATAGGAGTTGAATTACTGATATGGATTCTTAATATAATTGGATTTTTTGAACTTGATAACCAGATAATGTCTGCTGTTATAGGTTCATCTATTTACAGTATATAGTTACCGCCAGCCTGCATGATGCCGCAAGAATTGCCCAGCTTACATATCTTAAAGAAACTGATTCTTTAACCAGGCTTTTCAACAAGAATAAATACAACGAAATGGTATCAATGTATTATCCTAATGTAAATAATATTACTGTTATTTTCTGGGATCTTAACAACCTGAAAATTATTAATGACACTTATGGACATGAATATGGTGATAAAGCACTTTCCGCACTAGCTTCTGTATTATACGCCCATTCAGATGAACAATGCCGCCGTGTTTACAGATTTGGTGGTGATGAATTTGTCATGATAATTGATAACCCACATGACGGTGAAGCTGACCGAATAATATCTGCTGTTAAAGATGAACTTATGAAATGCAGTTATGATATTTCAATAGAAATATCAAGTGCTGTCGGTATTGCATCCGGCAACGGAAGTGATATTATTGAAATAGTAAAAAATGCTGACTCAGCAATGTACGCTGACAAACAGCTCTACCACCATCGGTGATTAGGAGATACTATATATGCGTTAATTTATGCCGCCAGCTTAACTGCTGGCGGTTTTTTCTGATTTTTTGATTGTGGATTGCTGTTCATTTCTAATTATTGCAAACCTCACCTTATATGTTAACTTGATGAAAGCCGTTGGCTTGAATTGCCAGCGGCTTTTTGTATTTTCTCTTGAAATATTGACTTCTTGAAAGCGTTTTTCCTATAAGAAAATAAATATATCTCATCTTATAGGCTGATTTTCCCTCTTTCACCGTCTAAAATGTGATTTTGGAGTTGAATTTCCTATAAGATTCCTGATTATAGTTACTTTATAGGTGTATTTTGTGGCTAATATATTAGTCATTATTATTTTAGACCTATAAGGAATTTAAATTTGCGACTACTGATAGGTATCATGTGTTTTCAATCAACAGGCTTAATATATCTTCTCTGCAATCTGTTCCGTACTATATTCAACACCTATATCCATATTTGTTAAAATCTGTTTGTGTATTGCTGATAAATCTGATCTATTCATGTTTTTTGAATCTGCTGATTTTCTGCTGATTCTGCTGATTTTATACCTCTATAATCATATCATGGTTATAGACAAGAAATAAATTTATCTCCATAATCCTCCATGTCTTAAATTGTTCTTCGAGTTTCTTTCGAGTTTTTTCAAAAATCAACTCGAAAGAAAACTCGAAACACTAAGTCCGCTAAACCATTGTCATCCATACGATGCCCTATTGTCTATTTTTATATGCCCTTCTAAATATCCGCATCAAACCGAAAAAGGGTGATGCCCGAAAGCACCACCCTGTAGACTATATATCTATTCTCCTCTACTTGTAATCAATTATTATTTCTGCCAAGAATCTTAGACATTCCTGTTGCCACAAAAAGATATACAACCATATTAACTACTGATTTAAGAAGAAGTCCTGGTGCCGAAGCTAATCCTGCTGCAAAGCTGCCTGCTATTATTGCACCAAATACAACATATCCTAATGTCATGAAAAGTAATGTAACAACTGCACCAACAATTCCTTTTACTGAAATAACCTTACATCTGTCAAACTTACTTTTCATATTGCCAAATATTGCACATGCTATTATTGGCATGATTGTCTTTATTATAAGTGTTGGAACTGCCCATACTGCAAATCCAGTTAATATATCTGCCATCGCAGAACCAATTCCTCCTGCGAGTGCACCAACAACTGGTCCGAAGAAAAATGCACATATAAGTATTACGCTGTCTCCCAAATGTGCATATCCCAAAGGAATAGGAATCTGTACCACCATTGTTGCAACACATGTAAGTGCCATAAATACTGCTGTTATACACATCTGTGTTACAGTAATATGAAATCCTTCTTTCTTAATCCCCTGCTGTTCTAACTGTGTCTGTTGTGCTTCCATTTTATCTGCCTCCTATATCAACATACTTTAATTGCACATAAGAATAACAGATAAAGTGACATGTGTACATTGTCATTTTGAGTTAAATTTATATGGTCAGATTAAGTTATTATTACCCTTATTTACATAATAACATCTGGTTCCATATATTGTTTTTGTTTTATTCAACCCACTATGTACAATTGTTTTACTAAAATTATATCTTGCCATATTTATTATCCCTCAGTTAATCTTATTCTCAAAATCCTGTAACTCATGAAAAATCCCATCTATATAAACAGTTGTATCTTCCACTCTATACAACATAAAATATCTATGGAATTTAAAGGATATCCTTCTATATCCTAAACTTCTCAATTTTTCGTTATCACATAATTTTAAACTTCCTGCGACCTCTGCTAATATATCTTTAGTATATTCAAAATCATCAAGCAGACTTCCTGCTGCCTGCTGATTCTTTTTTTCATATAAGATGTATTCAATATACTCTTGCATATTTTCTTTAGCATCATTAGTAACAACCACTTTATATGCCATACTTTGTCCTCATATCTGCAACAAAATCACCTGCTTCTGAATATTCTCCATTCTTTGACTGATCTCTTGACTTTGCTAATCTGTCAAGAACTTCCTTTTCCGAAATAGCAATGTAAGGATTAGCTGCCACTTTCTTTATCTCAAATGGAAATCCATTATTAGCAACTGCCTGTGTTAAAAACATTCTTATAGCCGTTGTAGTATCTGTTCCTAATTCTCTAAATAAATTATCTGATTTAATCTTCAAATCGTCATCCACTCTTACTTGAATCGTACTTGACATAAAAACACCTCCATATTCATATAGCATACTATCTTAATGCTATATCATTACAAATGTAATATATCATAATACATTATATTTTTCAAATATTTATGCTATAATAAACAGACATATTACGCACCACAAACAAGGAGTCACATTTTATGAAACCCAAATCAGATTTAAGCAGACAATTATATGAATTAATGCTGCAAAGAGGTTATGAGGAAAATTTCTGTGATATTGTCACTAAGAATCTCAATACTGATTTCACTGCCAGCCGCATGATTGGTTATCTCTATCATTATGACCACCCTCCTGTTGAGGAGATAGCTGATGAAATGATTTCCATTCTAAGCGACAGAAACCGTATCATGCAGAAAAAAGAGCTTGAAGAAACTAATGCCAGGTGGAACGATTTTCTGCTCCACGGCTTTAACGACGAATAAGAGGAAGAATAGACTGAATCTATTCTCCCTCTTCTTTCTTAATCAATTCATCCATAAGCTCTTTATAATCTGAGGCTTCAAGCGGAAGTTCTACTTTTATGCCTTTGCATGCTGAATAATAAGCACTGGCACACAACATGAGAGAATTAATTCCCTCACTGCCCTTAACTGTCAGATAAGACTCATCACCTTTAAGCACCGCATTTGCAAAGTTTTCAAATAACTGTGCATATGGCTCAGATGCCTTCTCGAACTGTATAGTTTCCTCTGCAAATGTCATATTCTGCCTTGAGTTGACTTCTTCGTTCTTGATATACTCACATACATCTCTGTGTCTTGTAATGGTGAGCGTGTCGTCTTCCAGAAGAATTCTTGCCTTCGTTCCTATAATCTCAAGTCGCTCTTCGTGGCAGGCTTCGCCTGTGGATAGTATAAATGTGCCTGTCTTTCCATTGTCGTATTCCATAACGATAGTAGCCTCATCATCTACTATAAAGTCGTTGTATTTTCCAAATGGAATCGCTGCAAAAAGTTTCTGTGGCATTCCAAACAGGTACTGATACATGTCAAGAATATGCTGTCCCTGATTGATTAGTGCTCCACCGCCTTCACCTGCAAAGCTGCTTCTCCATGAGCCAGATTTATGATAGTATGAGGTTCTTAAATATCGTGAATTAATAAGACATACCCGCTTTATATCTCCTAATTCACCATTGTCTATCATCTGCTTAATCCTGATGTATTTAGGGTAAAGCCTCTGGTGAAATATCATTCCATATATTCTGCCACTTTCACTGGCAGCCTTCTGCATTGCAAGTGCCTCGCCAATATCTGCCGCAGCCGGCTTGTCACATAACACTGCTTTTCCCTTTGCAAATGCTTTCAAAGCCAGTTCTTTATGAGTTTTATGAGGAGTTGCTATAATAACTGCATCATAACATGATTCTCCTGTCTCAAATAATTCTTCTGCACTCCTGAATATCCTTGCATTATCACCATCAGTATTAACAAGTGATTCGCCCCATTCAATAAGTTCATCTCTTCTTATAACCACAGCTGATAATTTCATATGCGGAACTTCTCCCGCTGTTATCATTCTGGCATATTTCTTTCCAACACTTCCTACACCTATAAGTGCCACCTTTAACAATTCTTTCTGCATACCATGTACCCCGTTTCATTATATTAACTATGCACCACTTCTCCTGTTTCCACAGCCTTCTTCAGTAAGATGGCGGCATACGCATCTGCAAGGGCATCCTCCATACTATATGGTGCAGACGCATTTCCTCTGCTATACTCTGCCGTATTCTTCATCATCACTGCGATTGCTGTTTCATCTTCTGACAGACCACACAATCCAAATTCCGGCTCATATATAATCTTATTATTAAATGAAATTTTCTTAATTTCACGAATCTTCTCAAAATTAGGATTAGAGTTTCCTGTATTAATCACATGGGAATCCGTTATGATTCTGCCAGTCTGACCTTCATTATTCTCATCAAGATAATATACACATTCATCAATAAGTTCGCCTCTTACACCCTGAACTTTAAGCGTATTCTTTCTGATTGGTGACCTGTACTGCTCCGAATCAAAATCATACCATGCCACTTTCCCGCTTTCGAATTCAAATGTGGCAACGCATCTTTTCTTTCCTGCAATCCTGCCATCAGTGAACTTATCATATCTTGTAAGGGTCTGTGTTGTAGGAAACTCATATGTCTTAGCTGAAACTACATATTTCTCTCCCGGCTTAACACCAAGAAATGCTCTTATAAGACTTATTCCATGATATTCATGCGCCAGTGACACATTTGCACAGCTGACATCACCAATAATTCCTTCATTAATAAGCTTTAATGATGCTTTAATATTAGGATACTCCCTGTACTGTTCAGCAACCACCTGTTTTTTTCCACATTTGTAATAAGAATACAGTTTATTAAGCGAATCCATATCAAGTGCCGCCGGAGTCTCTGATAAAACAGTTATTCCACGGTCAAGCCATTCCATTGAAACATCACATATGGCGTCCTTCTTAACAGCCACAACTGCAAAATCAGGTTTATATGCCACGCATTCTTCTATAGATGTAGTTGTGTGTATCTGATACTGACCGGCAATTAAGTCCGCTTTCTCCTGCGTCCTGCAATACATCGCATCAATACAGAATATTTCAGGCAGAGCCTTTGCTACGCGTACATAATATAAGGCCCGCCAGCCTGAGCCGATTATAATAAAATGATATTTAGATCTCAATATACACCTCTCCCTTAACCCTTCTGTCATATATCTCACCAAGCCACCTCATAATAATCCCCTTTGGCTTTTCAAAAGGTGTCCTGTGACTCAGCATGAATTTCTCCGCTTTAATGTTCTGTAATACATTTATTTCATCTTTTAATATGCCTGCATTGTATAAGTTATGTCCGCATTTCTGCATAGAGTACAATGCATCTCCAAGAAAGCACCACTCGTCATTAACTTCCAACGCAACACAGCCCTTTGCATGGCTTGACGGCAGTGGAAATATATGAAGTCTTGCTTCCCCGTCCTGAATATAAATGTCATCTTCTACGACTGTTCCCATGCCAGTGTGCCTATGGGTATACTTTCCCTGATACACCTCATCAACGCCCATACCCGGAAGATTACCGATATGATCTTCGTGAAAATGTGACAATATAACATTAACATTTCTTCCATCACGGAATTGTTCTATTACCTGTGGAATATCAGGGTGGTTGCCGACATCATACAGCCACAGTGCTTCCCTTCCCTGTATCATCACCACATTTGCAGATAGTGGATTCTCTGTTGGGGATATATACGATATTAAATTATTTAGTCTGATAATGTTACATTCATCCATTCTTTACTCCAAAAACTCCACATGCCCGTCCTCAAGATGGTACACAGCCCCGATAACCTCAAGACCCTTTTCCTCAAGCAGCTTCATATCTGTATTATCCTCTATCACCTTGACACTATGCTTTACATTAAGACATGTTGCAATATACTCATCTTTCTCTTCCTTAATAGCTTCCCTGATATCGTCAGTTATATACTTGATATGTCCGTCGGGGTCATGCTTTATTGCCGCCTCAACTGCACCGCAATGGTTATGTCCAAGTACAACCACCAGCTTACAGTCAAGATGGTCTGCTGCATATTCAATACTTCCAAGCTGATGCGAATCCACTACATTTCCTGCCACGCGGATAACAAAAAGTTCCCCTATTCCCGCTGAGAATATTGCTTCCGGTACCTGTCTGGAATCCGAACAGCACAGAACAATCGCATATGGATGCTGACCATTCTTTAATGTATCCACGC is a genomic window of [Eubacterium] eligens ATCC 27750 containing:
- a CDS encoding O-acetylhomoserine aminocarboxypropyltransferase/cysteine synthase family protein, with product MDNYSINTKCVQAGYTPGNGEPRQIPIIQSTTFKYDTSEDMGKLFDLEASGYFYTRLQNPTNDYVAAKIAALEGGSAAMLTSSGQAANFFALFNICEAGSHIVASSSIYGGTFNLIDVTLKKMGIEATFVDPDCTEEELNAAFKDNTRAVFGETIANPALTVLDIEKFANAAHAHGVPLIVDNTFPTPVNCRPIEWGADIVTHSTTKYMDGHGAAVGGAIVDSGNFDWMAHADKFPGLCTPDESYHGITYAEKFGKEGAFITKCTSQLMRDLGCIQSPQNAFILNLGLESLHVRMPRHVENGQAVAEFLEKQDKVEFVNYPGLPSNKYYETAKKYMPEGGCGVVSFELKGGREAAEKFMKNLKLAAIETHVADARTCCLNPATSTHRQMNDEQLKAAGIPAGLIRISCGLEDKKDLIADIAQALEAI
- a CDS encoding HipA domain-containing protein, coding for MVELFKQNIKTNIRQSSKGNQLKWENEGTWYKADYTGYEGLAEYVISHLLKYTNLNEDEYVLYEPEQIKYKRQIYKGVRSRTFIDGDWQIITLERLFKNVYNESLTSVLWHMSDVKERLEFLVNAIKNITGLNNWGEYICRLFTIDAFFLNEDRYMHNIAVLMNGKGDYKYCPVFDNGAGLLSDTTMDYPMEQDIYQMISEVKSKSVSQNFDEQLDVAENLYGQNLQFLFTKKNVSDIVNNADTYPPEERKRVELIIYSQMNKYKYLFR
- a CDS encoding GGDEF domain-containing protein; the protein is MAQLTYLKETDSLTRLFNKNKYNEMVSMYYPNVNNITVIFWDLNNLKIINDTYGHEYGDKALSALASVLYAHSDEQCRRVYRFGGDEFVMIIDNPHDGEADRIISAVKDELMKCSYDISIEISSAVGIASGNGSDIIEIVKNADSAMYADKQLYHHR
- a CDS encoding helix-turn-helix domain-containing protein codes for the protein MFALKDYITSEDIKNLRKNLGLTQKEFASLVGTSKPTIERWEKENAKITGPIVLLSKMINDYPDYVNRLIIPEKEFPVRMFYMYKDDICTLIDVDDAKQLVRIKNYTDKLMFRAFGVNENPDYNDYKEFLESRCFPRTRDKMKLVLEDIGLPFYDTFMIIEKTQGRMAEDDFWIRIEK
- a CDS encoding type II toxin-antitoxin system RelB/DinJ family antitoxin, with protein sequence MSSTIQVRVDDDLKIKSDNLFRELGTDTTTAIRMFLTQAVANNGFPFEIKKVAANPYIAISEKEVLDRLAKSRDQSKNGEYSEAGDFVADMRTKYGI
- a CDS encoding ECF transporter S component — protein: MEAQQTQLEQQGIKKEGFHITVTQMCITAVFMALTCVATMVVQIPIPLGYAHLGDSVILICAFFFGPVVGALAGGIGSAMADILTGFAVWAVPTLIIKTIMPIIACAIFGNMKSKFDRCKVISVKGIVGAVVTLLFMTLGYVVFGAIIAGSFAAGLASAPGLLLKSVVNMVVYLFVATGMSKILGRNNN
- a CDS encoding Gfo/Idh/MocA family protein, encoding MQKELLKVALIGVGSVGKKYARMITAGEVPHMKLSAVVIRRDELIEWGESLVNTDGDNARIFRSAEELFETGESCYDAVIIATPHKTHKELALKAFAKGKAVLCDKPAAADIGEALAMQKAASESGRIYGMIFHQRLYPKYIRIKQMIDNGELGDIKRVCLINSRYLRTSYYHKSGSWRSSFAGEGGGALINQGQHILDMYQYLFGMPQKLFAAIPFGKYNDFIVDDEATIVMEYDNGKTGTFILSTGEACHEERLEIIGTKARILLEDDTLTITRHRDVCEYIKNEEVNSRQNMTFAEETIQFEKASEPYAQLFENFANAVLKGDESYLTVKGSEGINSLMLCASAYYSACKGIKVELPLEASDYKELMDELIKKEEGE
- a CDS encoding MATE family efflux transporter, encoding MNNQSATMNTKDNPLGYKKESTLLVGFAIPCIISMLVTALYNIVDQIFIGQGIGMLGNAATNIAFPLSTTCTAISLLLGIGSATNFSLYLGAGEKNESEKYASNGIVLMALFGIFLFLVTTIFLTPMLKFFGATKDVLPYAKAYTRITAFGFPFLIANTGMSKLILADGSPRYSMISMLAGAIVNTILDPLFIFVFNMGMTGAALATITGQIISFSISLRYMFHFKTIKLSRESFIVSAAHCKKIFILGASACFNQIAMTVVQIVMNNTLSHYGAQSIYGGDIPLACAGIITKVNMIFMSFVIGISQGTQPVIGFNYGAKKYARVRKTYLLSLGAASALSLIAFACFQIFPRQIISIFGNGSDLYFKFSERYFRIYMFLTIVNGIQPVTSSFFNSIGKSQLGVFMSLTRQIIFLLPLIIIFPIFMGIDGVMYAGPIADAAAAIVCGYFTIRELKELKKLEIDLTKC
- a CDS encoding Dabb family protein: MVKHVILWKLKDELAGEEKEQVKAGIKKGLEGLAGQIPGLIEVKVRTECLPSSTADVMLDTTFDSVESLKGYAVHPKHVAVADSKVRPYTAVRSCMDYEI
- a CDS encoding type II toxin-antitoxin system RelE/ParE family toxin; this encodes MAYKVVVTNDAKENMQEYIEYILYEKKNQQAAGSLLDDFEYTKDILAEVAGSLKLCDNEKLRSLGYRRISFKFHRYFMLYRVEDTTVYIDGIFHELQDFENKIN
- a CDS encoding HD domain-containing protein; protein product: MEHISRNDAFELLKKYNIDPFHIQHALTVEAVMKWYANELGYGEDAEYWGIVGLLHDIDFELYPEQHCIKAPELLREGGVSEDIIHGVVSHGYGITVDVAPEHEMEKVLFAADELTGLIWAAALMRPSKSTKDMELKSLKKKYKSKGFAAGCSREVIERGAEQLGWGLDELLTKTLAAMAASEDTINEEMEKENV